From Cheilinus undulatus linkage group 18, ASM1832078v1, whole genome shotgun sequence, the proteins below share one genomic window:
- the l2hgdh gene encoding L-2-hydroxyglutarate dehydrogenase, mitochondrial isoform X1, with protein MIRTLSTASFKAVGAAKPKVLKDITRRQLHSTYDVAVVGAGIVGLATARELILRHPSLSFVLLEKERELAVHQSGHNSGVIHSGIYYTPGSLKARLCVRGATLAYEYCDKKGLPYKRCGKLIVAVEQEEIPRLKALYERGLKNKVRDLSVVDTKGIREREPYCRGIMALDSPYTGIVDWRMVALQYGKDFEEAGGTVVTDSEVDDISMVKESPAGSSEGMKYPISIRDKKGNEVWCRYVLTCGGLYSDRLSQISGCSPEPRIVPFRGDYLVLKPEKHYLVRGNIYPVPDPRFPFLGVHFTPRMDGSVWLGPNAVLAFKREGYKVYDFNARDFADALSFRGLQKLVMRNMTYGIGEMYRGVFIGAQVKILQKYIPELSLNDVLRGPAGVRAQALDRDGNLVDDFVFDGGVGDVGSRVLHHTEVEPLQHHPYHGISFILPITAAHRLSLSTGRQNHSSKHHCMSPDASRKCV; from the exons CACCTATGACGTGGCCGTGGTGGGGGCCGGTATCGTGGGCTTGGCCACAGCCAGAGAGCTCATCCTGCGACACCCGTCCCTCAGCTTCGTCCTGctggagaaggagagggagctCG ctgttCATCAGAGCGGTCACAACAGTGGAGTCATTCACAGCGGGATCTACTACACGCCGGGCTCGCTGAAGGCTCGTCTGTGTGTCCGAGGAGCCACTTTAGCCTACGAGTACTGTGATAAGAAAGGACTGCCTTACAAGAGATGTGGAAAG CTTATAGTCGCTGTAGAGCAGGAGGAGATCCCCCGCCTAAAAGCTCTCTACGAACGCGGCCTGAAGAACAAGGTGCGAGACCTCAGCGTCGTCGACACCAAGGGGATCAGAGAGCGAGAGCCATACTGCAGg GGTATAATGGCCTTAGATTCACCATACACCGGCATCGTGGACTGGAGGATGGTGGCTCTCCAGTATGGTAAAGACTTTGAGGAGGCTGGCGGCACGGTGGTCACTGATTCTGAGGTCGATGATATTTCCATGGTGAAGGAGAGTCCAGCAGGGAGCAGTGAGG gAATGAAATATCCGATCTCCATCAGAGACAAGAAG GGTAATGAGGTGTGGTGTCGTTATGTCCTCACCTGTGGAGGCCTGTACTCAGACAGACTGTCACAGATATCTGGGTGCAGTCCGGAGCCTCGGATCGTCCCCTTCAGAGGAGATTATTTAGTCCTAAAACCAGAGAAACACTACCTGGTCAGAGGAAATATCTACCCT GTCCCAGACCCTCGTTTCCCCTTCCTCGGAGTTCACTTCACCCCTCGGATGGATGGTAGCGTGTGGCTCGGCCCGAACGCCGTCCTAGCCTTTAAAAGGGAAGGTTACAAAGTCTATGACTTCAACGCCCGAGACTTTGCAGATGCTCTCTCATTCAG AGGCCTTCAGAAGCTGGTGATGAGGAACATGACATACGGGATAGGAGAAATGTACAGAGGTGTTTTCATTGGTGCACAGGTGAAAATCCTGCAGAAGTACATCCCTGAACTCTCGCTGAATGACGTCCTCAG GGGTCCTGCAGGAGTTCGAGCTCAAGCCCTTGACCGGGATGGAAACTTGGTGGATGACTTTGTGTTTGACGGCGGGGTCGGAGACGTTGGCAGTCGGGTTCTTCAT CACACTGAGGTCGAACCACTGCAGCATCACCCTTACCATGGCATAAGCTTTATTCTGCCTATTACAGCAG CGCACAGACTCAGTTTGTCCACAGGGAGGCAGAATCACAGCAGCAAACACCACTGTATGAGCCCAGATGCAAGCAGAAAATGTGTCTga
- the l2hgdh gene encoding L-2-hydroxyglutarate dehydrogenase, mitochondrial isoform X2 yields MIRTLSTASFKAVGAAKPKVLKDITRRQLHSTYDVAVVGAGIVGLATARELILRHPSLSFVLLEKERELAVHQSGHNSGVIHSGIYYTPGSLKARLCVRGATLAYEYCDKKGLPYKRCGKLIVAVEQEEIPRLKALYERGLKNKVRDLSVVDTKGIREREPYCRGIMALDSPYTGIVDWRMVALQYGKDFEEAGGTVVTDSEVDDISMVKESPAGSSEGMKYPISIRDKKGNEVWCRYVLTCGGLYSDRLSQISGCSPEPRIVPFRGDYLVLKPEKHYLVRGNIYPVPDPRFPFLGVHFTPRMDGSVWLGPNAVLAFKREGYKVYDFNARDFADALSFRGLQKLVMRNMTYGIGEMYRGVFIGAQVKILQKYIPELSLNDVLRGPAGVRAQALDRDGNLVDDFVFDGGVGDVGSRVLHVRNAPSPAATSSLAIAEMVADEVENRFAL; encoded by the exons CACCTATGACGTGGCCGTGGTGGGGGCCGGTATCGTGGGCTTGGCCACAGCCAGAGAGCTCATCCTGCGACACCCGTCCCTCAGCTTCGTCCTGctggagaaggagagggagctCG ctgttCATCAGAGCGGTCACAACAGTGGAGTCATTCACAGCGGGATCTACTACACGCCGGGCTCGCTGAAGGCTCGTCTGTGTGTCCGAGGAGCCACTTTAGCCTACGAGTACTGTGATAAGAAAGGACTGCCTTACAAGAGATGTGGAAAG CTTATAGTCGCTGTAGAGCAGGAGGAGATCCCCCGCCTAAAAGCTCTCTACGAACGCGGCCTGAAGAACAAGGTGCGAGACCTCAGCGTCGTCGACACCAAGGGGATCAGAGAGCGAGAGCCATACTGCAGg GGTATAATGGCCTTAGATTCACCATACACCGGCATCGTGGACTGGAGGATGGTGGCTCTCCAGTATGGTAAAGACTTTGAGGAGGCTGGCGGCACGGTGGTCACTGATTCTGAGGTCGATGATATTTCCATGGTGAAGGAGAGTCCAGCAGGGAGCAGTGAGG gAATGAAATATCCGATCTCCATCAGAGACAAGAAG GGTAATGAGGTGTGGTGTCGTTATGTCCTCACCTGTGGAGGCCTGTACTCAGACAGACTGTCACAGATATCTGGGTGCAGTCCGGAGCCTCGGATCGTCCCCTTCAGAGGAGATTATTTAGTCCTAAAACCAGAGAAACACTACCTGGTCAGAGGAAATATCTACCCT GTCCCAGACCCTCGTTTCCCCTTCCTCGGAGTTCACTTCACCCCTCGGATGGATGGTAGCGTGTGGCTCGGCCCGAACGCCGTCCTAGCCTTTAAAAGGGAAGGTTACAAAGTCTATGACTTCAACGCCCGAGACTTTGCAGATGCTCTCTCATTCAG AGGCCTTCAGAAGCTGGTGATGAGGAACATGACATACGGGATAGGAGAAATGTACAGAGGTGTTTTCATTGGTGCACAGGTGAAAATCCTGCAGAAGTACATCCCTGAACTCTCGCTGAATGACGTCCTCAG GGGTCCTGCAGGAGTTCGAGCTCAAGCCCTTGACCGGGATGGAAACTTGGTGGATGACTTTGTGTTTGACGGCGGGGTCGGAGACGTTGGCAGTCGGGTTCTTCATGTGCGTAACGCTCCCTCGCCGGCTGCCACTTCCTCTTTAGCCATCGCTGAAATGGTTGCAGACGAGGTGGAGAATCGCTTTGCGCTGTAG